A part of Kitasatospora acidiphila genomic DNA contains:
- a CDS encoding flavodoxin family protein, translated as MIDNPGRSFLFLLASSRHDGNTELLARRAAEQLPAGTEQRWLRLGELPLAPFADRRHDGEGVYPQPEGHERTLLEATLAATDLVIASPLYWYSVSADAKLYLDHWAGWMRVPGYDFRARMAGKTLWAVSASSTEDPAASDALVTTLRMSGEYLKMHWGGALLGYANQPGRVVEDEGAMARAKSFFSAA; from the coding sequence ATGATCGACAACCCCGGGCGCAGCTTCCTCTTCCTGCTGGCGAGCAGCCGGCACGACGGCAACACCGAACTCCTTGCCCGGCGGGCGGCCGAACAGCTGCCCGCCGGCACCGAGCAGCGCTGGCTGCGCCTCGGTGAACTGCCGCTGGCGCCGTTCGCCGACCGGCGGCACGACGGCGAGGGGGTCTACCCGCAGCCCGAGGGCCATGAGCGGACCCTGCTGGAGGCCACCCTCGCCGCCACCGACCTGGTGATCGCCTCCCCGCTGTACTGGTACAGCGTCTCCGCCGACGCCAAGCTCTACCTGGACCACTGGGCGGGCTGGATGCGGGTGCCGGGCTACGACTTCCGGGCCCGGATGGCCGGCAAGACGCTCTGGGCGGTCAGCGCCAGCTCCACCGAGGACCCGGCGGCCTCGGACGCGCTGGTGACCACCCTGCGCATGAGCGGCGAGTACCTGAAGATGCACTGGGGCGGCGCGCTGCTCGGCTACGCCAACCAGCCGGGCCGAGTCGTCGAGGACGAGGGCGCGATGGCGCGGGCGAAGAGCTTCTTCAGCGCGGCATAG